One genomic window of Cyprinus carpio isolate SPL01 chromosome A23, ASM1834038v1, whole genome shotgun sequence includes the following:
- the LOC109071904 gene encoding neural cell adhesion molecule L1-like protein isoform X1 has translation MRGLRSLIVGLLSAFFSTAFGLYFPPHVEQLPTITAQTSGSLIALQYDENILFKCEAKGNPRPTYRWTKDGKDFDLHKDSQLIIEESSGSFLIPNTKDKAKYQGKYRCYASNKLGTAMSEESEFIVPMVPKFPKKKIEPAVVTEGDSVVLECNPPQGIPPWQLYWMTNDLQHIEQNERVSMGLNGNLYFSNTLLSDSHDDYCCFASFSRIRTIVQKPRMVLRVNPRQGDNNITSVQKRKPSILVPSSHYTTYLKKGEELELECIAEGLPTPSVEFIKMWENLPNRTQIKKFGKLLTIPNVTDQDEGKYMCKAKNDLGEAEHYFQVVVEEPPSWQEEPVRSRLAEIGSDIHIKCPVRGKPQPTITWKRNGQPLDDFPSTNYKVLDDRIIILRAEQRDTAVYQCEASNRHGTLLVNANVLVMNYPPLILTPIYLEYTAMLGRSVIMDCEVFSSPPATINWRREDPEGSIDGERYSLLKNGSLLIHKVEMEDMGQYKCLANNSEGTMSLTTEVFIKDSTRIVEPPQDTKVKRGSMAELECQVECDPTLRRELETLWMKDGMNILTNVSEGYFTDDGILQIVNVSHSDEGNYTCVVRTSLDQDTASAYITVLDVPDPPVQLTLSELKDRSVKLHWVAASDHNSPITEFIIQYEENHWEPEKWKELLRVAGSQFSAPLTLYGHINYQFRVIAVNAIGRSHPSIPSKRYKTPPCAPDRNPENIKIESQLPHQMDISWEPLLPVEHNGPGLEYKLSYRLMGVEDSWKEQMIKRHTFVVRDTQTFVPYEVKIQAFNSHGWAPEPRVVTGYSGEDLPLVAPEDISVEVLNSTLLRVSWSPVPQTALRGDLGGYTVHWWQTKSLMTSKRIPLERQSLTIPGNRSHTMVPGLKPFSEYSLTVNIFNQRGNGPSSSPISFTTPQGVPEQPPILRATNFQKDSITLVWAPPHETNGFLTGYLLQYQTVNDTLDELKSVNINAPGTTQWVLRDLQDDNWYKFYLSACTQVGCGSAISEEGGTVSEALMNNISNFVSDTSARISWRTRGERSDSQLYVAIMNHRDGIWQLSEALNTSKGFHLIEGLSPGTVYTVRLQASHRVDVPSIFEEVFKTRKASSKQPMASQEWFVAVMCGVALLTLLVLIGCFVIKNKSGKYTVKEKEETLADPEAQAMGEESPCEYSDNDEKLLKSSQQLFTDIKADDSSEDDGCEFDEDGSFIGEYSGYKRRVSTEVNGQAPVTS, from the exons ATGAGGGGGCTCAGGAGCCTTATTGTTGGGCTCTTGTCTGCCTTCTTCTCCACTGCCTTTGGTCTTTATTTCCCTCCTCACG TGGAGCAGCTCCCAACCATCACCGCTCAGACCTCAGGCTCTCTCATTGCCTTACAATATGATGAGAACATCCTGTTCAAGTGTGAAGCCAAAGGCAACCCAAGACCTAC GTACCGCTGGACGAAAGATGGGAAGGATTTTGACCTGCATAAAGACTCTCAGCTCATTATAGAAGAAAGTAGTGGGTCCTTTTTGATACCCAACACTAAAGATAAGGCGAAATACCAGGGAAAGTACAGATGTTACGCCTCAAACAAGCTCGGAACAGCAATGTCAGAGGAATCAGAATTTATTGTGCCTA TGGTTCCCAAGTTTCCCAAGAAGAAGATAGAGCCAGCGGTGGTCACAGAAGGCGATTCAGTGGTTTTGGAGTGTAACCCGCCACAAGGCATTCCACCTTGGCAACTGTACTGGATGACCAATG ATCTTCAACACATTGAGCAGAATGAGAGGGTGTCCATGGGCCTCAATGGGAATCTGTACTTCTCTAATACACTGTTGTCAGATAGCCACGATGACTACTGCTGTTTTGCCTCCTTTTCCAGGATACGCACAATTGTTCAGAAACCACGCATGGTCCTGAGGGTCAACCCAA gacaggGGGATAATAACATCACGAGTG TTCAGAAGAGGAAGCCGAGCATTTTGGTGCCCTCCAGTCATTATACGACATACCTAAAAAAAGGAGAAGAGCTGGAGCTGGAGTGTATAGCAGAAGGACT GCCTACACCTTCGGTAGAATTTATCAAGATGTGGGAAAATTTACCAAACCGTACACAAATCAAGAAATTTGGAAAGCTACTGACAATACCAAATGTCACAGATCAGGATGAAGGGAAATACATGTGCAAAGCCAAGAATGATCTTGGTGAAGCTGAGCATTATTTCCAAGTTGTTGTGGAGG AGCCACCTAGCTGGCAGGAGGAGCCAGTGAGGAGTCGGTTAGCAGAGATTGGATCTGACATCCACATCAAGTGTCCTGTTAGAGGAAAACCACAACCCACAATCACCTGGAAGAGAAATGGCCAGCCTCTTGATG ATTTTCCTTCTACCAATTACAAAGTGCTTGATGACAGAATAATCATCCTCAGAGCGGAGCAGAGAGACACTGCAGTGTACCAGTGTGAGGCCTCCAACAGACACGGGACCTTACTTGTCAATGCAAATGTGCTTGTCATGA ATTATCCCCCTTTGATTCTGACGCCGATTTATCTGGAGTACACAGCCATGTTAGGCAGGAGTGTGATTATGGACTGCGAAGTCTTCAGCTCACCACCTGCCACCATTAACTG GAGAAGAGAAGACCCAGAGGGCTCTATAGATGGAGAGAGATATTCTCTCCTGAAGAATGGCTCCCTGCTGATTCACAAAGTCGAGATGGAAGATATGGGCCAGTACAAATGTTTGGCAAACAACTCCGAAGGCACCATGAGCCTCACCACTGAAGTTTTTATTAAAG ATTCAACAAGGATCGTAGAACCTCCTCAAGACACGAAGGTCAAAAGAGGATCTATGGCGGAGCTGGAGTGCCAGGTGGAGTGCGATCCCACCCTCAGAAGAGAGCTGGAGACCTTGTGGATGAAAGATGGGATGAATATCCTCACAAATGTCTCTGAAGG ATATTTCACAGATGATGGAATTCTCCAGATTGTCAATGTGAGCCACAGTGATGAAGGGAATTACACCTGTGTTGTTCGAACATCACTGGATCAAGATACAGCTTCTGCATACATAACTGTGTTAG ATGTTCCAGATCCACCGGTTCAACTGACGCTCTCTGAGCTGAAAGACCGGAGTGTGAAGCTCCATTGGGTGGCTGCCAGCGATCATAATAGTCCCATAACAG AGTTTATTATCCAGTATGAAGAGAACCACTGGGAGCCGGAGAAGTGGAAGGAGCTTCTACGAGTTGCAGGCAGCCAGTTTTCAGCCCCCTTGACGCTCTACGGCCACATTAACTACCAGTTCAGAGTCATCGCTGTCAATGCTATCGGGAGAAGCCATCCCAGCATACCCTCCAAAAGATATAAGACACCTCCTTGCG CCCCCGACCGGAACCCAGAAAACATTAAGATTGAGAGTCAACTGCCACATCAGATGGACATCAGCTGGGAg CCGCTATTGCCTGTGGAGCACAACGGTCCCGGTCTGGAATACAAACTGAGTTACAGGCTAATGGGTGTTGAGGACAGTTGGAAAGAACAGATGATAAAGAGACACACATTTGTGGTGCGAGACACCCAAACATTCGTCCCCTATGAGGTCAAGATCCAGGCCTTCAACAGCCACGGTTGGGCACCAGAACCCAGAGTGGTGACTGGTTATTCCGGGGAAGACT TGCCCTTGGTGGCCCCTGAAGACATATCTGTGGAGGTGTTGAACTCTACACTGCTGAGGGTCAGCTGGTCACCGGTGCCCCAAACTGCCCTGAGGGGCGATCTTGGTGGATACACT GTCCACTGGTGGCAAACAAAAAGTCTGATGACCTCCAAGAGAATTCCCTTAGAGAGACAGTCTCTCACCATCCCTGGAAACAGGAGTCACACCATGGTGCCGGGACTGAAGCCATTCTCTGAATATAGCCTGACTGTCAACATCTTTAACCAGAGAGGGAATGGGCCCAGCAGCAGTCCCATCTCTTTCACAACTCCACAGGGAG TTCCTGAGCAACCTCCCATCCTGAGAGCCACAAACTTTCAGAAAGACTCCATTACACTGGTGTGGGCGCCTCCACATGAAACCAATGGCTTTCTCACGGGATACTTGCTGCAATATCAAACAG ttaatgatactCTGGATGAGCTGAAATCTGTGAACATCAATGCACCAGGTACAACACAGTGGGTCTTGCGTGATCTGCAAGATGACAACTGGTATAAGTTCTACCTGAGCGCGTGCACGCAGGTGGGCTGTGGGTCAGCCATCAGTGAGGAAGGAGGCACCGTCTCTGAAGCAT TGATGAACAACATATCCAACTTTGTAAGTGACACCTCTGCAAGAATCAGCTGGAGAACCAGAGGAGAACGTTCTGATTCACAGCTCTATGTTGCCATAATGAATCACC GTGATGGTATCTGGCAGCTTTCAGAGGCTTTAAATACATCTAAAGGTTTCCACCTCATTGAAGGGCTCAGCCCAGGAACTGTGTACACAGTCCGGCTGCAGGCTTCACACAGGGTTGATGTCCCTAGCATTTTTGAAGAGGTTTTCAAGACCAGGAAAG CATCTAGTAAACAACCTATGGCATCCCAGGAGTGGTTTGTGGCGGTCATGTGCGGAGTGGCTTTACTAACTCTGCTTGTCCTCATCGGCTGTTTTGTAATCAAGAACAAAAGCGGCAAGTACACAG tGAAGGAAAAGGAGGAAACTCTGGCTGATCCTGAAGCTCAAGCCATGGGTGAAGAATCCCCCTGTGAGTACAG TGACAATGATGAGAAGCTGCTGAAGAGCAGCCAGCAATTGTTCACAGACATCAAAGCGGATGATAGCAGTGAGGACGACGGCTGTGAATTCGACGAAGATGGGTCATTCATCGGCGAGTACTCAGGGTACAAGCGCAGGGTGTCCACAGAGGTGAACGGACAGGCCCCCGTGACCTCTTAA
- the LOC109071904 gene encoding neural cell adhesion molecule L1-like protein isoform X3 produces the protein MVLRVNPRQGDNNITSVQKRKPSILVPSSHYTTYLKKGEELELECIAEGLPTPSVEFIKMWENLPNRTQIKKFGKLLTIPNVTDQDEGKYMCKAKNDLGEAEHYFQVVVEEPPSWQEEPVRSRLAEIGSDIHIKCPVRGKPQPTITWKRNGQPLDDFPSTNYKVLDDRIIILRAEQRDTAVYQCEASNRHGTLLVNANVLVMNYPPLILTPIYLEYTAMLGRSVIMDCEVFSSPPATINWRREDPEGSIDGERYSLLKNGSLLIHKVEMEDMGQYKCLANNSEGTMSLTTEVFIKDSTRIVEPPQDTKVKRGSMAELECQVECDPTLRRELETLWMKDGMNILTNVSEGYFTDDGILQIVNVSHSDEGNYTCVVRTSLDQDTASAYITVLDVPDPPVQLTLSELKDRSVKLHWVAASDHNSPITEFIIQYEENHWEPEKWKELLRVAGSQFSAPLTLYGHINYQFRVIAVNAIGRSHPSIPSKRYKTPPCAPDRNPENIKIESQLPHQMDISWEPLLPVEHNGPGLEYKLSYRLMGVEDSWKEQMIKRHTFVVRDTQTFVPYEVKIQAFNSHGWAPEPRVVTGYSGEDLPLVAPEDISVEVLNSTLLRVSWSPVPQTALRGDLGGYTVHWWQTKSLMTSKRIPLERQSLTIPGNRSHTMVPGLKPFSEYSLTVNIFNQRGNGPSSSPISFTTPQGVPEQPPILRATNFQKDSITLVWAPPHETNGFLTGYLLQYQTVNDTLDELKSVNINAPGTTQWVLRDLQDDNWYKFYLSACTQVGCGSAISEEGGTVSEALMNNISNFVSDTSARISWRTRGERSDSQLYVAIMNHRDGIWQLSEALNTSKGFHLIEGLSPGTVYTVRLQASHRVDVPSIFEEVFKTRKASSKQPMASQEWFVAVMCGVALLTLLVLIGCFVIKNKSGKYTVKEKEETLADPEAQAMGEESPCEYSDNDEKLLKSSQQLFTDIKADDSSEDDGCEFDEDGSFIGEYSGYKRRVSTEVNGQAPVTS, from the exons ATGGTCCTGAGGGTCAACCCAA gacaggGGGATAATAACATCACGAGTG TTCAGAAGAGGAAGCCGAGCATTTTGGTGCCCTCCAGTCATTATACGACATACCTAAAAAAAGGAGAAGAGCTGGAGCTGGAGTGTATAGCAGAAGGACT GCCTACACCTTCGGTAGAATTTATCAAGATGTGGGAAAATTTACCAAACCGTACACAAATCAAGAAATTTGGAAAGCTACTGACAATACCAAATGTCACAGATCAGGATGAAGGGAAATACATGTGCAAAGCCAAGAATGATCTTGGTGAAGCTGAGCATTATTTCCAAGTTGTTGTGGAGG AGCCACCTAGCTGGCAGGAGGAGCCAGTGAGGAGTCGGTTAGCAGAGATTGGATCTGACATCCACATCAAGTGTCCTGTTAGAGGAAAACCACAACCCACAATCACCTGGAAGAGAAATGGCCAGCCTCTTGATG ATTTTCCTTCTACCAATTACAAAGTGCTTGATGACAGAATAATCATCCTCAGAGCGGAGCAGAGAGACACTGCAGTGTACCAGTGTGAGGCCTCCAACAGACACGGGACCTTACTTGTCAATGCAAATGTGCTTGTCATGA ATTATCCCCCTTTGATTCTGACGCCGATTTATCTGGAGTACACAGCCATGTTAGGCAGGAGTGTGATTATGGACTGCGAAGTCTTCAGCTCACCACCTGCCACCATTAACTG GAGAAGAGAAGACCCAGAGGGCTCTATAGATGGAGAGAGATATTCTCTCCTGAAGAATGGCTCCCTGCTGATTCACAAAGTCGAGATGGAAGATATGGGCCAGTACAAATGTTTGGCAAACAACTCCGAAGGCACCATGAGCCTCACCACTGAAGTTTTTATTAAAG ATTCAACAAGGATCGTAGAACCTCCTCAAGACACGAAGGTCAAAAGAGGATCTATGGCGGAGCTGGAGTGCCAGGTGGAGTGCGATCCCACCCTCAGAAGAGAGCTGGAGACCTTGTGGATGAAAGATGGGATGAATATCCTCACAAATGTCTCTGAAGG ATATTTCACAGATGATGGAATTCTCCAGATTGTCAATGTGAGCCACAGTGATGAAGGGAATTACACCTGTGTTGTTCGAACATCACTGGATCAAGATACAGCTTCTGCATACATAACTGTGTTAG ATGTTCCAGATCCACCGGTTCAACTGACGCTCTCTGAGCTGAAAGACCGGAGTGTGAAGCTCCATTGGGTGGCTGCCAGCGATCATAATAGTCCCATAACAG AGTTTATTATCCAGTATGAAGAGAACCACTGGGAGCCGGAGAAGTGGAAGGAGCTTCTACGAGTTGCAGGCAGCCAGTTTTCAGCCCCCTTGACGCTCTACGGCCACATTAACTACCAGTTCAGAGTCATCGCTGTCAATGCTATCGGGAGAAGCCATCCCAGCATACCCTCCAAAAGATATAAGACACCTCCTTGCG CCCCCGACCGGAACCCAGAAAACATTAAGATTGAGAGTCAACTGCCACATCAGATGGACATCAGCTGGGAg CCGCTATTGCCTGTGGAGCACAACGGTCCCGGTCTGGAATACAAACTGAGTTACAGGCTAATGGGTGTTGAGGACAGTTGGAAAGAACAGATGATAAAGAGACACACATTTGTGGTGCGAGACACCCAAACATTCGTCCCCTATGAGGTCAAGATCCAGGCCTTCAACAGCCACGGTTGGGCACCAGAACCCAGAGTGGTGACTGGTTATTCCGGGGAAGACT TGCCCTTGGTGGCCCCTGAAGACATATCTGTGGAGGTGTTGAACTCTACACTGCTGAGGGTCAGCTGGTCACCGGTGCCCCAAACTGCCCTGAGGGGCGATCTTGGTGGATACACT GTCCACTGGTGGCAAACAAAAAGTCTGATGACCTCCAAGAGAATTCCCTTAGAGAGACAGTCTCTCACCATCCCTGGAAACAGGAGTCACACCATGGTGCCGGGACTGAAGCCATTCTCTGAATATAGCCTGACTGTCAACATCTTTAACCAGAGAGGGAATGGGCCCAGCAGCAGTCCCATCTCTTTCACAACTCCACAGGGAG TTCCTGAGCAACCTCCCATCCTGAGAGCCACAAACTTTCAGAAAGACTCCATTACACTGGTGTGGGCGCCTCCACATGAAACCAATGGCTTTCTCACGGGATACTTGCTGCAATATCAAACAG ttaatgatactCTGGATGAGCTGAAATCTGTGAACATCAATGCACCAGGTACAACACAGTGGGTCTTGCGTGATCTGCAAGATGACAACTGGTATAAGTTCTACCTGAGCGCGTGCACGCAGGTGGGCTGTGGGTCAGCCATCAGTGAGGAAGGAGGCACCGTCTCTGAAGCAT TGATGAACAACATATCCAACTTTGTAAGTGACACCTCTGCAAGAATCAGCTGGAGAACCAGAGGAGAACGTTCTGATTCACAGCTCTATGTTGCCATAATGAATCACC GTGATGGTATCTGGCAGCTTTCAGAGGCTTTAAATACATCTAAAGGTTTCCACCTCATTGAAGGGCTCAGCCCAGGAACTGTGTACACAGTCCGGCTGCAGGCTTCACACAGGGTTGATGTCCCTAGCATTTTTGAAGAGGTTTTCAAGACCAGGAAAG CATCTAGTAAACAACCTATGGCATCCCAGGAGTGGTTTGTGGCGGTCATGTGCGGAGTGGCTTTACTAACTCTGCTTGTCCTCATCGGCTGTTTTGTAATCAAGAACAAAAGCGGCAAGTACACAG tGAAGGAAAAGGAGGAAACTCTGGCTGATCCTGAAGCTCAAGCCATGGGTGAAGAATCCCCCTGTGAGTACAG TGACAATGATGAGAAGCTGCTGAAGAGCAGCCAGCAATTGTTCACAGACATCAAAGCGGATGATAGCAGTGAGGACGACGGCTGTGAATTCGACGAAGATGGGTCATTCATCGGCGAGTACTCAGGGTACAAGCGCAGGGTGTCCACAGAGGTGAACGGACAGGCCCCCGTGACCTCTTAA
- the LOC109071904 gene encoding neural cell adhesion molecule L1-like protein isoform X2 translates to MRGLRSLIVGLLSAFFSTAFGLYFPPHVEQLPTITAQTSGSLIALQYDENILFKCEAKGNPRPTYRWTKDGKDFDLHKDSQLIIEESSGSFLIPNTKDKAKYQGKYRCYASNKLGTAMSEESEFIVPMVPKFPKKKIEPAVVTEGDSVVLECNPPQGIPPWQLYWMTNDLQHIEQNERVSMGLNGNLYFSNTLLSDSHDDYCCFASFSRIRTIVQKPRMVLRVNPRQGDNNITSVQKRKPSILVPSSHYTTYLKKGEELELECIAEGLPTPSVEFIKMWENLPNRTQIKKFGKLLTIPNVTDQDEGKYMCKAKNDLGEAEHYFQVVVEEPPSWQEEPVRSRLAEIGSDIHIKCPVRGKPQPTITWKRNGQPLDDFPSTNYKVLDDRIIILRAEQRDTAVYQCEASNRHGTLLVNANVLVMNYPPLILTPIYLEYTAMLGRSVIMDCEVFSSPPATINWRREDPEGSIDGERYSLLKNGSLLIHKVEMEDMGQYKCLANNSEGTMSLTTEVFIKDSTRIVEPPQDTKVKRGSMAELECQVECDPTLRRELETLWMKDGMNILTNVSEGYFTDDGILQIVNVSHSDEGNYTCVVRTSLDQDTASAYITVLDVPDPPVQLTLSELKDRSVKLHWVAASDHNSPITEFIIQYEENHWEPEKWKELLRVAGSQFSAPLTLYGHINYQFRVIAVNAIGRSHPSIPSKRYKTPPCAPDRNPENIKIESQLPHQMDISWEPLLPVEHNGPGLEYKLSYRLMGVEDSWKEQMIKRHTFVVRDTQTFVPYEVKIQAFNSHGWAPEPRVVTGYSGEDLPLVAPEDISVEVLNSTLLRVSWSPVPQTALRGDLGGYTVHWWQTKSLMTSKRIPLERQSLTIPGNRSHTMVPGLKPFSEYSLTVNIFNQRGNGPSSSPISFTTPQGVPEQPPILRATNFQKDSITLVWAPPHETNGFLTGYLLQYQTVNDTLDELKSVNINAPGTTQWVLRDLQDDNWYKFYLSACTQVGCGSAISEEGGTVSEASSSKQPMASQEWFVAVMCGVALLTLLVLIGCFVIKNKSGKYTVKEKEETLADPEAQAMGEESPCEYSDNDEKLLKSSQQLFTDIKADDSSEDDGCEFDEDGSFIGEYSGYKRRVSTEVNGQAPVTS, encoded by the exons ATGAGGGGGCTCAGGAGCCTTATTGTTGGGCTCTTGTCTGCCTTCTTCTCCACTGCCTTTGGTCTTTATTTCCCTCCTCACG TGGAGCAGCTCCCAACCATCACCGCTCAGACCTCAGGCTCTCTCATTGCCTTACAATATGATGAGAACATCCTGTTCAAGTGTGAAGCCAAAGGCAACCCAAGACCTAC GTACCGCTGGACGAAAGATGGGAAGGATTTTGACCTGCATAAAGACTCTCAGCTCATTATAGAAGAAAGTAGTGGGTCCTTTTTGATACCCAACACTAAAGATAAGGCGAAATACCAGGGAAAGTACAGATGTTACGCCTCAAACAAGCTCGGAACAGCAATGTCAGAGGAATCAGAATTTATTGTGCCTA TGGTTCCCAAGTTTCCCAAGAAGAAGATAGAGCCAGCGGTGGTCACAGAAGGCGATTCAGTGGTTTTGGAGTGTAACCCGCCACAAGGCATTCCACCTTGGCAACTGTACTGGATGACCAATG ATCTTCAACACATTGAGCAGAATGAGAGGGTGTCCATGGGCCTCAATGGGAATCTGTACTTCTCTAATACACTGTTGTCAGATAGCCACGATGACTACTGCTGTTTTGCCTCCTTTTCCAGGATACGCACAATTGTTCAGAAACCACGCATGGTCCTGAGGGTCAACCCAA gacaggGGGATAATAACATCACGAGTG TTCAGAAGAGGAAGCCGAGCATTTTGGTGCCCTCCAGTCATTATACGACATACCTAAAAAAAGGAGAAGAGCTGGAGCTGGAGTGTATAGCAGAAGGACT GCCTACACCTTCGGTAGAATTTATCAAGATGTGGGAAAATTTACCAAACCGTACACAAATCAAGAAATTTGGAAAGCTACTGACAATACCAAATGTCACAGATCAGGATGAAGGGAAATACATGTGCAAAGCCAAGAATGATCTTGGTGAAGCTGAGCATTATTTCCAAGTTGTTGTGGAGG AGCCACCTAGCTGGCAGGAGGAGCCAGTGAGGAGTCGGTTAGCAGAGATTGGATCTGACATCCACATCAAGTGTCCTGTTAGAGGAAAACCACAACCCACAATCACCTGGAAGAGAAATGGCCAGCCTCTTGATG ATTTTCCTTCTACCAATTACAAAGTGCTTGATGACAGAATAATCATCCTCAGAGCGGAGCAGAGAGACACTGCAGTGTACCAGTGTGAGGCCTCCAACAGACACGGGACCTTACTTGTCAATGCAAATGTGCTTGTCATGA ATTATCCCCCTTTGATTCTGACGCCGATTTATCTGGAGTACACAGCCATGTTAGGCAGGAGTGTGATTATGGACTGCGAAGTCTTCAGCTCACCACCTGCCACCATTAACTG GAGAAGAGAAGACCCAGAGGGCTCTATAGATGGAGAGAGATATTCTCTCCTGAAGAATGGCTCCCTGCTGATTCACAAAGTCGAGATGGAAGATATGGGCCAGTACAAATGTTTGGCAAACAACTCCGAAGGCACCATGAGCCTCACCACTGAAGTTTTTATTAAAG ATTCAACAAGGATCGTAGAACCTCCTCAAGACACGAAGGTCAAAAGAGGATCTATGGCGGAGCTGGAGTGCCAGGTGGAGTGCGATCCCACCCTCAGAAGAGAGCTGGAGACCTTGTGGATGAAAGATGGGATGAATATCCTCACAAATGTCTCTGAAGG ATATTTCACAGATGATGGAATTCTCCAGATTGTCAATGTGAGCCACAGTGATGAAGGGAATTACACCTGTGTTGTTCGAACATCACTGGATCAAGATACAGCTTCTGCATACATAACTGTGTTAG ATGTTCCAGATCCACCGGTTCAACTGACGCTCTCTGAGCTGAAAGACCGGAGTGTGAAGCTCCATTGGGTGGCTGCCAGCGATCATAATAGTCCCATAACAG AGTTTATTATCCAGTATGAAGAGAACCACTGGGAGCCGGAGAAGTGGAAGGAGCTTCTACGAGTTGCAGGCAGCCAGTTTTCAGCCCCCTTGACGCTCTACGGCCACATTAACTACCAGTTCAGAGTCATCGCTGTCAATGCTATCGGGAGAAGCCATCCCAGCATACCCTCCAAAAGATATAAGACACCTCCTTGCG CCCCCGACCGGAACCCAGAAAACATTAAGATTGAGAGTCAACTGCCACATCAGATGGACATCAGCTGGGAg CCGCTATTGCCTGTGGAGCACAACGGTCCCGGTCTGGAATACAAACTGAGTTACAGGCTAATGGGTGTTGAGGACAGTTGGAAAGAACAGATGATAAAGAGACACACATTTGTGGTGCGAGACACCCAAACATTCGTCCCCTATGAGGTCAAGATCCAGGCCTTCAACAGCCACGGTTGGGCACCAGAACCCAGAGTGGTGACTGGTTATTCCGGGGAAGACT TGCCCTTGGTGGCCCCTGAAGACATATCTGTGGAGGTGTTGAACTCTACACTGCTGAGGGTCAGCTGGTCACCGGTGCCCCAAACTGCCCTGAGGGGCGATCTTGGTGGATACACT GTCCACTGGTGGCAAACAAAAAGTCTGATGACCTCCAAGAGAATTCCCTTAGAGAGACAGTCTCTCACCATCCCTGGAAACAGGAGTCACACCATGGTGCCGGGACTGAAGCCATTCTCTGAATATAGCCTGACTGTCAACATCTTTAACCAGAGAGGGAATGGGCCCAGCAGCAGTCCCATCTCTTTCACAACTCCACAGGGAG TTCCTGAGCAACCTCCCATCCTGAGAGCCACAAACTTTCAGAAAGACTCCATTACACTGGTGTGGGCGCCTCCACATGAAACCAATGGCTTTCTCACGGGATACTTGCTGCAATATCAAACAG ttaatgatactCTGGATGAGCTGAAATCTGTGAACATCAATGCACCAGGTACAACACAGTGGGTCTTGCGTGATCTGCAAGATGACAACTGGTATAAGTTCTACCTGAGCGCGTGCACGCAGGTGGGCTGTGGGTCAGCCATCAGTGAGGAAGGAGGCACCGTCTCTGAAGCAT CATCTAGTAAACAACCTATGGCATCCCAGGAGTGGTTTGTGGCGGTCATGTGCGGAGTGGCTTTACTAACTCTGCTTGTCCTCATCGGCTGTTTTGTAATCAAGAACAAAAGCGGCAAGTACACAG tGAAGGAAAAGGAGGAAACTCTGGCTGATCCTGAAGCTCAAGCCATGGGTGAAGAATCCCCCTGTGAGTACAG TGACAATGATGAGAAGCTGCTGAAGAGCAGCCAGCAATTGTTCACAGACATCAAAGCGGATGATAGCAGTGAGGACGACGGCTGTGAATTCGACGAAGATGGGTCATTCATCGGCGAGTACTCAGGGTACAAGCGCAGGGTGTCCACAGAGGTGAACGGACAGGCCCCCGTGACCTCTTAA